TTCTACCGTTACTGTCCCGCGTCACACGCCGTTACAACTGCTCATCAGCGACCCGCCGGCGGAGCCGACTGAGGACTCGTCGACCAGTTCGACCGCCCGGTCGAACAGTTCGCCGGCGCGCGCCTCGGTCTCGGCCTCGGCGGTCACGCGGACCAGCGGTTGAGTTCCGCTCGCGCGGACGAGGAACCAACCGTCTTCGACTTCGACCCGGACCCCGTCGCGGGTGTCGAGGTCGTCGTACTCGTCGGCGAGCGCGTCGGCGGCGGCCTCCATCTTCGCGCGCTTGTCGTCGGTCCGGACGCTGGTCCGCTCGGTCGGGTAGGTCTCGACCGTCTCGACGAGTTCGCCGAGCGGTCCCTCCTCGCCGACGAGTTGGGCGAGTCGGCAGGCCGCCAGCGGGCCGTCGGGGCAGAACGTCTCGTCGGGCCATATCCACGCGCCGCTGGGTTCGCCGCCGAAGACGACGCCCTCCTCGCGCAGTCGCTCGGCCACGAAGCCGTCGCCGACCTTCGTCCGGGTCAGCGAGGCCCCGACCGACGCCAGCGCGTCGTCCACCGCGAGGCTGGTGTTCAGCGGCGCGGCGACCTGCGTCCCCTCCTCGGCGTAGCGCCGCCCGAACAGCGCCAACAGCACGTCGCCCGGGACGAACTCGCCGTCTTCGGTGACGGCCATCGTTCGGTCGGCGTCGCCGTCGTGAGCGACCCCGAAGTCGGCGTCGCTTCCCGCGACGACGGCCCGGAGGTCACGACAGTGGTCTGCAGTCGGTTCGCTCGGGCGACCCGAGAGTCTGCCGTCGCGCTCGCCGTTCAGCGTCGTGACCGAACAGCCGAGGTCCCGGAGCGCGTCGGCGGTCAGGACGCCCGGCCCGTTGCCCGCGTCCACGACCACCGAGAGGTCGGCGTCGAGGTCGGTCGCCTCGCGGAGCGCGGCCCGGTGGTTCTCCGCCAAGTCGGGCGCGGCGATTTCGCTGCCCAACTCGCTGGACGACCGGGGCGCGAACGTCCCGTCGGCCACGCGGTCGGCGACGGCGTCGCGCTTCGACCGGTCGAACGCCCGCGAGGTCACGTCCCAGAGCTTCAGACCGTTGTCCTTCGGCGGGTTGTGGCTGGCGGTCACTTCGACCCCGGCGTCGCCGTTGACCTGCCAGACGCTCCGAGCGAGCGTCGGCGTGGCGACGACCCCCGCCCGGACCGCGTCGGCCCCGCAGTCACGCAGGCCCGCGCTGACCGCGTCGGCGAGGAGTTTGCCGCTCTCGCGGGCGTCCCGGCCGACGACGACCCGGTCGTGGCCCTCCGACGCCAAGGCCCGACCCACGTCGAACGCCAACTGCGCGGTCACTTTCTGGCCGACTTCGCCGCGGATGCCGCTGGTTCCGAACATGGAAACTCCGCCGCGGGCGACGACACTGACTATGCGCTCGATAATTCTGTCGGGCGGGCGTCACCGGCCCGGCAGGCCGCCGGACCGCCGGGTCGAATCGGCCGCGCGACTTCACCGGAGTCGCCGACAGTTCCCGCACGGCGAGAGGCCACGCTCTTTCGCCCGGCCGAGCGTGACCACGTCGAGTTCGTCGGCGTCCGCGTTGCGGTGGCACCCGCACCGCGGTTGCCCGTTCGTGAGGTCGTGGTAGGCGTAGGTGTTGGCTCCGCTCCGGCCGAACACGCCGACCGGCGTGTCGTCGCCGCGCGTGTCGGCGCGGGCGCGCCGGTCGCGCTCGGCCCGGTTCGGCGGGTTCTGGCTCGGTTTATCGGTGTCACATCGATGGTTCCCGGTGCGCGCGAGGTAGCGACCGCAGTCCGGGCACCGCTGGAACGCGTCGGACTCCGCGACCAGTTCGGGTATCGGTTTCGAGTCCCCCATACCGGACCTTCGTCGCCCGCGGCTTTCGTTATACACCTGCTACGAGTCCGCGCGGACCGGCGGTCTCGGGGGCCGCGTCGCGGGAACCGGAGCGCGTTAGCCGGCGTTTAGCCGGAGTTATCGCCCGCATAGGAAGGTGGGTGGCGGGCCTCGTCCCAATCGGGGCGTCTCCCACCGAGCGCTCCCGAGGAGGTGAGACGACACGCGCGGACGCATCCCGGACCATCTACTCGCCGGCGGACGGCGTCGGGACACCCTGCGCCCCGCCACCGGGCGCACCCCCGAGGTCGGCGGGAGTGGCCCCGGACGGGGCGATTTCTGTCCGTCGGCAAGCGTCACCCGTGTCGTCCGACTCCGTTTTCCGCGCAGTTCACTTTTCACCGAGGAGGACCGTCCCTCGTCGTGAAGCGACTCGTTTTTGTCGGGGATGACTTGTCATACGCGCACGTCCGGTAGACGCGTGGCGGAAGGAGCGCGGAAGTCGGCGAGAAGAACGACGTTCACGGCGCGTCGACGCCATGCATCCGGAGATGCCCTCCACTCCGAAACGACGACCGAGGGTCGCGACCCACGACCGTCGGCGGTTGGCGGGCGGCGGTCGTCGGAAAACGGAGACGAACAGAGAGAGAAAGAGAGCGAAAAAAGAGCGCACACCCGGCGCGGACGGGCCCCGCGAGTTACTCGTCGTCGTTCCGGTCGAACGCGTCCCCGGCGAACTCGCCCCGGACGCTGGCCGCGACCAGCGCGACGACGGTCATCGCGGCGATGGCGATTCCCGCCCCGCTCGGGACCGGCGCGTTCGGGAGCGCCGCGAAGAGACTGGCCAGCAGCGCGAGACCGAAGCCCGCGCCGCCGACGTGGAGCGGCGACCACTCGCGGCCCGAGGCCTCGTCGTCCCGGTCCAGAGCGTCGCCGCCGGCGTCGGTCGCGCGGCGCTCGGGCGCGTCGTCCTCGCGCATCGACGGTTCCCCGTCGAGGTAGCGGTCGAAGGCGTCGGTGCGGTCGGTGCGCTCCACGATGCCCCGGTTCTGCTGGTACTCGATGATGCCCTCCTCGTCCAGTTTCGGGAGATGGGACTGGTAGAGCGCGATGTAGACGCGCTGGCGCTCTTGGGATTTGAGCGCCGCGACCGTGGTGTCGTGTTCGACGGCCGCTATCTTCTCGGTGATGTCGGTCATCTTGACCGGCGTGTCGTGTTCCTGCAGATACTTGAGGACGAGCCGACGCCGGCGACACTGGAGCAGGTGGAAGATGTCGTCTCGCGTCAGTTCGTCGTCGGTCTCGGTCGCTTCGGCCGTGGCGTCGGTCGTGTCGATCGATTCGACCGGTTCCTTGCTTACAGACATGGGCGGTCTAAGCCAGCATTACCAGTCCGGGTGTTAATACCGGGAGCATCGTTACTACTGTTATCGAGAGTTCGAGCGCTGTTGCGGCCAATTTCCGGCTGTTACGTCGGATTCACACCGGGAATAGCGACGGTCGGTAGGCGGAGGGCCGGACGAGTTTGGATTTCGTAGTCCGCTCTCCGGACCGGCGTCGCCGACGGTCGGCGAGTCGGCGCGTTCGGCGCTGATGCGGACGAGCGCGCGGAGTCTCCGCCGCACGTCGCCCGAAACGGCCGTTCCGACGCTTCGAAACAGTGAGCAGGACCCGTGAAACAGACAGCTAAACGACCGAAACTGACGGTCGGTCCGTCGAAACCGAGGGTCAGTCGACCAAAACGGGTGGTCAATCCGCCGAAGCGAGCGTTCGAGCGCAGAAACGGCTACTGTGGCAGGGGTCTCGCGCGGGTTCGAGCGGTCGCGCCGCTATCCGACCGCGGGGAGTCGGGTCGGCTGACTCGCCTGCCGTGGGAGACGCGCCAGACCGTCCGAGTCGTGGGCGCGCGGAGTCGTTCGCGACATCTGGGGGCGCAGGGCGACTCCGGCCGAGAGCGCCCGACGCCGACTGGTTACTGCCCGGTCGGAGTCGCGGTCAACCCGCCCGTGCCGCCGGACGGCGGGACCTCTCTGGGCAGGGCGGGGTCCGGAACCGCCCCGTCAAGACAGATGAGGTTCTCGCGGCCGATCTGAACCTTGGTGACTGCCCCGTCGTCGTCCATCGCGGAGAGTCGCCTGCTGACCTTCGCCTTCGACCACCCGGTCGCCTCCACGATTTCGCTCTGGCGCATCCGGCCGGACTCGGCCCGGAGCATGCGCCGGACGAGTTCCGCGTCCGAGACGAGTTCCGCCTCGGCCGCGGCGGCGACTTCGACCGCGGTTCGGTCGGCGGCGTCGGCCGGGGCGTCAGCGCCAGTCCGACCCACAGCGGCGCCGCTGTCGGCGGTGTCGGTCCGGTCTCCGACGTCAGCTTCGTCGCCGGTCGCGGCAGGAAGCGTCGAGGCGTCGCGGGGCGCGACCCCGTCGGACCTCGACGCAGGCACGTCAGCGCTGGTGGCAGTCTCGGCGGGATTCACGTTCGCGCCGGGGGAACTCCGCGACTTCGCGGACGCGCCGCGCTGGAACCGACTCGGCACGGCGCGCGCGATGCGAGGCCCGAGCGAGGGCCAGTCCCACCGAGTCAGGAAGACCGTGAGACCGACGCCCGCCCAGAACCCGAGGACGCCGCCGGTTATCCACGCCGGAGACAGCGAGTCATGGGGGCTGACGCCCAGTTTGACCTCGGTCTGGTCGCTCAGGAAGTCGCCGTCGGTGTCGGTATCGAGCGGGCCGGTTCCGAAGCGTTCGACCTCGGTCTGGTCGTTCAAGCCGTCGCCGTCGCTGTCGGCCGCGGTCGGGTCAGTCCCGACCTCGTGTTCTTCGCCGTCGAGGAGACCGTCGTCGTCGGAGTCGGGGTCGGTCGGGTCGATGTCGCCCTGCAACTCCGCGTCGTCTTGGACGCCGTCAGTGTCGGTGTCGGTGGCGAGCGGATCGGTGCCCGCTTCGAGTTCCGTGAAGTCCGAGAGACCGTCGCCGTCCGTATCGACGGCGGTCGGGTCGGTGTCGCGGTCGCGTTCTTCGTCGTCGGGAAGTCTGTCTCCGTCGGTGTCAACCAGCGTCGGGTCGGTGCCCGCGGCGACCTCCGTCCGGTCGCCGATTCCGTCGCCGTCGGTGTCGCCGCCGTTCGGGTCGGTCGAGTAGTTCCCCACCTCCGGGCCGTCGTTCAGGCCGTCGCCGTCGCTGTCAGCGGCGGTCGGGTCGGTTCCCCCCTCGATTTCGGCGGGGTCGGCGAGTCCGTCGCCGTCCGTGTCGGTCGCTCCGACGCCGGTCCCGGCCGCGAGTTCGCGCCGGTTGGTCAGGCCGTCGCGGTCGATATCTCCCGACTTCTCGGCGAGTCCGACCACGGCGGTGTCGAGAGTCGCGTTGGTCGTCGCGTTCCGCAGAGTGAGCGTCGCCCGCGTCGCGTCGGCCGAGAACGTGCCGTTCGGCGCGACGGAGACGACGCTGGCGTTCGTGCCGACGACCGTGGCGTTCGACGGGTCGCCGGTCGCGTTCACCGAGAAGCGCTCGCAGGCGGCCGCCGTTCGGTTCGCCCCGGAGTCGGTAGAGAGACAGAGCGTGTAGGCTCCGGAGGTGTCGATAGCGAGGTCAGCGTCGAATCGCCGGACGCTCGACCGCCAGACGTACGGCGTTCCGTCGACTGACGCGAACTGGTCTCCCGAAATCGCGACGCTCGTCACGTTAGGCACCGACGCCGTCGTGGAAATCGGCGCGGCGTCTCTCGCGACGGTCTTCTT
Above is a window of Halorussus limi DNA encoding:
- the glmM gene encoding phosphoglucosamine mutase, with product MFGTSGIRGEVGQKVTAQLAFDVGRALASEGHDRVVVGRDARESGKLLADAVSAGLRDCGADAVRAGVVATPTLARSVWQVNGDAGVEVTASHNPPKDNGLKLWDVTSRAFDRSKRDAVADRVADGTFAPRSSSELGSEIAAPDLAENHRAALREATDLDADLSVVVDAGNGPGVLTADALRDLGCSVTTLNGERDGRLSGRPSEPTADHCRDLRAVVAGSDADFGVAHDGDADRTMAVTEDGEFVPGDVLLALFGRRYAEEGTQVAAPLNTSLAVDDALASVGASLTRTKVGDGFVAERLREEGVVFGGEPSGAWIWPDETFCPDGPLAACRLAQLVGEEGPLGELVETVETYPTERTSVRTDDKRAKMEAAADALADEYDDLDTRDGVRVEVEDGWFLVRASGTQPLVRVTAEAETEARAGELFDRAVELVDESSVGSAGGSLMSSCNGV
- a CDS encoding DUF7344 domain-containing protein, whose amino-acid sequence is MSVSKEPVESIDTTDATAEATETDDELTRDDIFHLLQCRRRRLVLKYLQEHDTPVKMTDITEKIAAVEHDTTVAALKSQERQRVYIALYQSHLPKLDEEGIIEYQQNRGIVERTDRTDAFDRYLDGEPSMREDDAPERRATDAGGDALDRDDEASGREWSPLHVGGAGFGLALLASLFAALPNAPVPSGAGIAIAAMTVVALVAASVRGEFAGDAFDRNDDE
- a CDS encoding helix-turn-helix transcriptional regulator — encoded protein: MNKKITRGGVVGAVLLLLSAGLLPHVAAASGTVTHSHPAKKTVARDAAPISTTASVPNVTSVAISGDQFASVDGTPYVWRSSVRRFDADLAIDTSGAYTLCLSTDSGANRTAAACERFSVNATGDPSNATVVGTNASVVSVAPNGTFSADATRATLTLRNATTNATLDTAVVGLAEKSGDIDRDGLTNRRELAAGTGVGATDTDGDGLADPAEIEGGTDPTAADSDGDGLNDGPEVGNYSTDPNGGDTDGDGIGDRTEVAAGTDPTLVDTDGDRLPDDEERDRDTDPTAVDTDGDGLSDFTELEAGTDPLATDTDTDGVQDDAELQGDIDPTDPDSDDDGLLDGEEHEVGTDPTAADSDGDGLNDQTEVERFGTGPLDTDTDGDFLSDQTEVKLGVSPHDSLSPAWITGGVLGFWAGVGLTVFLTRWDWPSLGPRIARAVPSRFQRGASAKSRSSPGANVNPAETATSADVPASRSDGVAPRDASTLPAATGDEADVGDRTDTADSGAAVGRTGADAPADAADRTAVEVAAAAEAELVSDAELVRRMLRAESGRMRQSEIVEATGWSKAKVSRRLSAMDDDGAVTKVQIGRENLICLDGAVPDPALPREVPPSGGTGGLTATPTGQ